One genomic window of Acidimicrobiales bacterium includes the following:
- a CDS encoding SRPBCC family protein produces the protein MTIRRAVDVERPVEDLWEVLKDVRRLPEFSPSTIAVLDAPDRLTHPGQRFRQVVEVMGRRFESEWEVTDVVPGRRVSIKGSMGPGGRYWLVQEIEPLGPDRSRFSLTMDYKLPLGPLGRVAGALGVAQRAEREAGEVVEGIKRLVEAGPRST, from the coding sequence ATGACGATCCGTCGCGCCGTCGACGTGGAGCGGCCCGTCGAGGACCTGTGGGAGGTTCTGAAGGACGTGCGCCGCCTCCCCGAGTTCTCGCCGAGCACGATCGCCGTCCTCGACGCCCCGGACCGGCTGACCCACCCGGGGCAGCGCTTCCGCCAGGTCGTCGAGGTCATGGGCCGGCGCTTCGAGTCCGAGTGGGAGGTCACCGACGTCGTCCCCGGCCGGCGGGTCTCGATCAAGGGCAGCATGGGCCCGGGCGGGCGCTACTGGCTCGTGCAGGAGATCGAGCCGCTCGGCCCCGACCGCAGCCGGTTCTCGCTGACGATGGACTACAAGCTGCCCCTCGGGCCGCTCGGCCGGGTGGCCGGCGCGCTCGGCGTCGCCCAGCGGGCCGAGCGGGAGGCGGGCGAGGTGGTCGAGGGCATCAAGCGCCTGGTGGAGGCCGGCCCCCGGTCGACCTAG